The DNA region GCAACCTGCTGCGCGCCCAGGAGCAGCAGCGCATCGCCCGTGCCGCGCTGGAGCGCACCCAGCAACTGGTCTCGGTCAACCGCTCGATGATCGAGGCCGGGCGCATGGCCGAGTTCGAGATCGTGCAGACCGAGGCCGACCTCGCAACCCAGGAACTGAGCGTGGAGGAGGCCGCCAACCAGCTGGATTCCGCGCGCCTGGAGCTGCTGCGCCTGCTGGCCCTGGACCTGTCCTCGCAGGTGCGCGCCAGCGACGCCCTGGAAGCCGAGCGCATCGAGGTCAACCGTGAGCAGGCGGTGCGGCTGGCCGAGCAGCAGCAACCGGACTACCTGCGCCAGCTGATCAACCGCCAGCAGGCTGACATCAACCTGGTGGTGGCGAAGAACCAGCGGCTCTGGGACCTGTCCCTGGAAGTGGGGGGCAGCCAGACGCGGGACCGCTACGACTACCCGCACACCAGCGGCAGCGACCGTTCCTGGGACAGCTACGCCGGGGTTCGCGTGGACATCCCCATCGGCGACCTGACGCGACGCCAGGGCGAGGTGCAGGCACGGGTCAACGTCGAGGACCAGGAGCTGCAGGTGGCCGACGCGCGGCAAGCGCTGGAGCGCAACGTCACCGACGTGGTGCGTGACGTGGGCACGCGCTGGCGCCAGCTGGAGATCGCCAACCGTGCGCTGGAGCTGTCGCGGCGCAAGCTGGATATCGAGCGCGACAAGCTCAACGCCGGGCGCTCCAGCAACTTCCAGGTGCTCAGCTTCGAGAGTGACCTGCGCAACGCCGAGAACGCCCGCCTCAATGCGCTGATCGCCTACCTCGAGGCGCAGACGCAACTGGACCTGGCCCTGGGCATGACGCTCGACAGATGGGACATCTCGCTCAATGACTACTGACCGTTCCCCGCTGGCCCGTCGCGGCCTGCTGCTCGCCGTCGCCGTGCTGGTCATCGCCGGCATCACCTGGGGCCTGCGCGAGGCGCCCGGGGCGGCGCCGGCGGCCATGCACTGGCAGCGCGTGGACCCGGCGCCGCTGGAGCACAGCATCGGCCTGGTGGGGCGTATCGAACCGGACAGGACCCTGGCGCTGGGTGCGCCTTTCGCCGGCATCGTGGCCGAATCCCTGGTGGAGCCGGGGCAGCGGGTCCAGGCCGGGCAGCTGCTGCTGCGCATGGACGCGGCCGAGACCGAGGTGCAGCAGCGCGATGCGCTGTCGGCCCTGCTCAAGGCGCGGCGCGCGGTGCAGGAGCTCAAGGACTGGGAAAGCGGCGAGGAGATGTCCCGCGCGCGGCGGACCCTGCGCAGCGCCCAACTGGCCCTGGCCAGCACCGAGAAGAAGCTCGGCCAGACCCGCGCGCTGTTCGAGCGCGGCATCATCCCGCGCAACGAGCTGGAGGACCTGGAGCAGCAGGCGCGCCTGCAGCGCATGGACCTGAGCGCCGCGGAGCGCGACCTGGCCCGCTCCCAGGCGCGTGGTAGCGGCGAGTACCTGCAGATCGCCGAGATGGAGCTGGCCAACGCGGAAGTCAAGCACGACGCGCTGCGCGAGCTGCTGGAGGCACGGGAGATCAAGGCGCCCTTCGCCGGCATCGTGGTGCCGGCCCCCGGGTTGAGCCTGGATGACGCCGCACGCGGGCCGGTGCAGGCCGGCTCCCAGGTGACCCAGGGCGCGCCGCTGTTCGGCCTGGCCAGCATCGAGCGGCTGAAGATCGTGGCACGGGTTTCCGAGCTGGACGTCAACCAGCTGCGCGAAGGCATGGCGGTGGACGTGCAGGGCGACGGCTTCGAGGGCGAGGCGCTGCACGGGACCGTCAGCGTGGTGGGCGGCCAGGCGCTGCCGAGCACCCAGGGTGGCGCGCAGTTCGAAGTGATGGTCGCCATCCCCGATCTCAACGAGGAGCAGATGCGCCGTGTACGGCTGGGCATGAGCGCACGCCTGTCGATCCTCGCCTACCGCAACGAGTCCGCCATGGTCGTGCCCCCCGGTGCCCTGCGCAGCGTGGACGGGCGCTGGCTGCTGGACTACCGCCCCAGCCTGGAGCAGCCCGCGCGGGAAGTGCAGGTCCGCACCGGCCGTGCGACGCCGGCGGGTGTCGAGGTATTCGGCCTGGAGCCTGGGTTCGTCGGCATCTCCGGCTGAGCCTCCGCGTTTCGCATCCCCCGCCGGGTATCCCCCGGCCTACGCTGCATCCCCCGCAATCCCCATAGGTTGGCGCCTAGCGCAGCAAGGCCCAACGCCGCGGTGCCCATTGAGACGTTGATGCGTTGGGCTTGGTGCCTCGGCCCAACCTGCGGCGTGCATCGTTTTGCTGCTTCCAACTCGCACGATCGCGCGTATTACCCGGCCTTCTGCCCGCAGATTCGCCGTGGATGGGCGCGGATTCATTTTTCGAACAATCAATTCATGCACCAGAACGATGCGCAGGGAGGAGGGGTGTCCGTTATGGAAACACCCGTCAAGCCCCGAGTTGTCGGGACAGTCAGCTATATGGCGCACGGCCTTTGACGCAGGTGTGTAGGAAGTTCACGTTTTTGCGGCTTCGCTGGCAGGCTCTGGGGCGGGGGTGCCCAACCTTTTGCTAGGTATGAAATGCGGTCCAGCGACCTAATCTCGTTCCCGGCGCTACCCACTGGGAAGTCACCCACCAACGGCACGAGCCCGGGTCCCACAGGTAGATCGCCCACCAGTAACAACCCCTGGCGAGTCGGTAAAGATCGCTACGCATTGGAACGCAGCAGGGAGGTGGCAACGGATGCTCCATTTTTCGCCTGATTCAGGCATCGCCCCTATCACTCGCCGGGAATCTGCCGCCCGGCTCCCTCGCCTCGTATCGAGCCTCGTGCCCGACCCGATGCGTCCTCTCCGCCCCGGTGGCGGAAGCGGTGGAAACCCTCTCGCAGGCCGTCGTGTGTCCATGGCCCTGCATCGAAACGAGCGTGATTGAACGACAGCGTTGAGGAACTCGTCCGGCACCTGCCTCGGCAGGTACCGGCCCGATCAGTGCCATGCGGACGTTGTTGGATGGATGACATGACGCAGCCTGGATAGCTGCACTTCGATTGTTATTTGTCTGCAACGGAAGTTGGCCTGGGAACTTGCCCGGAAACAGTGTGTGTCGTTGTTGATTGTTATCGGAGTTGGAATGATTTCCGCCGGTAATTCTAACAGCGGGTTGATGGGCAAGTTTGAAAAGCGGTCATGGGTTAAACAGGAAGGTCTTCGTGGTGTATTCCCAGTGACCAAAAACAAAACCATGTTTTGCTTATCAACCAAGGAACGAAAACAATGAAAATGTCCAAACTCTCCGTTGCTACCGCTGCTCTGGCCCTGTGCATGGGCGCCTCCTCGGCCATGGCCGTGACCATCACCCCGGCCAACACCGCCTTCTCTGCCAAGGGTGTTTCGGTGGTCAAGCCCGGTCTGCTGATCCCCGCAGTGACCTGCAACGTTGAATTCATCGGCACCACCTCCGTGGGCGGCGCTGACA from Pseudomonas tohonis includes:
- a CDS encoding efflux RND transporter periplasmic adaptor subunit → MTTDRSPLARRGLLLAVAVLVIAGITWGLREAPGAAPAAMHWQRVDPAPLEHSIGLVGRIEPDRTLALGAPFAGIVAESLVEPGQRVQAGQLLLRMDAAETEVQQRDALSALLKARRAVQELKDWESGEEMSRARRTLRSAQLALASTEKKLGQTRALFERGIIPRNELEDLEQQARLQRMDLSAAERDLARSQARGSGEYLQIAEMELANAEVKHDALRELLEAREIKAPFAGIVVPAPGLSLDDAARGPVQAGSQVTQGAPLFGLASIERLKIVARVSELDVNQLREGMAVDVQGDGFEGEALHGTVSVVGGQALPSTQGGAQFEVMVAIPDLNEEQMRRVRLGMSARLSILAYRNESAMVVPPGALRSVDGRWLLDYRPSLEQPAREVQVRTGRATPAGVEVFGLEPGFVGISG
- a CDS encoding TolC family protein, with protein sequence MPSRLLAVLLLALVLPAQAKPWGEERLDPSAPTMERQGNGPLLSEQMADLTLLDAVFLGLRNNRSIQSGYLRRIAEKFDLRVAEDVFNPKLYITGSYRANRNHQDRYRDGRIGPTATLLNEYGTQLALGWSTGYNDADRAGRQRNDGVDLSIIQPLLRGAGREVNTAPVRLAQLSEQANRLNLKSSVSQTVTAIISAYRNLLRAQEQQRIARAALERTQQLVSVNRSMIEAGRMAEFEIVQTEADLATQELSVEEAANQLDSARLELLRLLALDLSSQVRASDALEAERIEVNREQAVRLAEQQQPDYLRQLINRQQADINLVVAKNQRLWDLSLEVGGSQTRDRYDYPHTSGSDRSWDSYAGVRVDIPIGDLTRRQGEVQARVNVEDQELQVADARQALERNVTDVVRDVGTRWRQLEIANRALELSRRKLDIERDKLNAGRSSNFQVLSFESDLRNAENARLNALIAYLEAQTQLDLALGMTLDRWDISLNDY